One segment of Manihot esculenta cultivar AM560-2 chromosome 4, M.esculenta_v8, whole genome shotgun sequence DNA contains the following:
- the LOC110613045 gene encoding 3beta-hydroxysteroid-dehydrogenase/decarboxylase — protein MAIEVPFEDLSPRTCAVLGGRGFLGRSLVFRLLKIGNWIVRIADSSKSLQLDLTDSSDSFLNDAIESGRASYHCLDVHDVSSIVKAIEGSSIVFHMEAEDLWNHDFYYCYKIIVQGAKNVINACRECKVGKLIYNSSADLIFDGSHDICNGDESLPCYWKFEDALSDLKAHAEALILFANNIDGLLTCALRPSNVFGPGDTQLVPFLIKLAKSGCAKFIIGNGENMSDFTYSENVVHAHICAAEALDSRMISVAGKAYFITNLEPMKFWEFVSLILEGLGCQRPFIKVPARMVWYVLLFVKWTHEKLGIKEYNHSLSAYYFRLASHTRTFNCTAAQKYIGYSPVVSLDDGIALTSDAFSNLVKDLSFMSCTNFEEQSKVDKLLGSGKVADILLWRDEKKTFTYFFAFAMLFYWFLLSGRTFASSAAKLLLLITTILYGYGILPAQISSFIVRRMSVSWFEISETVVKDSVIFIAYQWNRGVYNVRLLARGHDWNKFFKVMSSLYFLKLILSRSMTVVVGVALVFSFTAFFVYEQYESEIDGLGKLLLNRMKESKRLLMRSLPETAESFLQNRGILQRER, from the exons ATGGCGATCGAGGTTCCATTTGAGGATTTAAGCCCTAGGACATGTGCAGTTCTTGGAGGGCGAGGGTTCCTAGGAAGATCGCTCGTCTTCCGCCTGCTTAAAATCGGTAACTGGATCGTCCGTATCGCCGATTCCTCTAAGTCTTTGCAACTCGACCTCACTGACTCTTCTGACTCCTTTCTTAACGACGCTATCGAGTCCGGCCGTGCTTCCTACCACTGCCTTGATGTTCATGACGTCTCTTCAATTGTCAAAG CTATTGAAGGTTCATCTATTGTATTCCATATGGAAGCTGAGGATTTATGGAATCATGATTTCTATTATTGCTACAAAATTATAGTTCAAG GAGCTAAAAATGTCATCAATGCTTGCCGAGAGTGCAAAGTTGGAAAGCTGATATATAACAGTTCTGCAGATTTAATTTTTGATGGTTCACATGACATATGCAATGGAGATGAATCCTTACCATGCTATTGGAAA TTTGAGGACGCTTTGAGCGACCTTAAGGCTCATGCAGAGGCACTAATCCTGTTTGCTAACAATATTGATGGCCTTTTGACATGTGCACTTCGTCCAAGTAATGTCTTTGGGCCTGGAGACACACAGCTTGTGCCTTTCTTAATAAAATTAGCAAAATCTGGTTGTGCAAAG TTTATTATAGGAAATGGTGAAAATATGTCCGACTTCACCTATTCTGAGAATGTTGTTCATGCCCACATCTGTGCAGCAGAAGCTCTGGATTCTAGAATGATCTCTGTGGCTGGCAAG GCATATTTTATCACTAATCTCGAGCCCATGAAGTTCTGGGAATTTGTGTCATTGATATTGGAAGGCTTGGGGTGTCAAAG ACCTTTTATAAAAGTCCCTGCCAGGATGGTGTGGTATGTTCTCTTGTTTGTCAAATGGACACATGAAAAGTTGGGAATCAAAGAATATAATCATTCTCTCTCAGCTTATTACTTCCGTTTAGCTTCACATACTAGGACTTTTAACTGCACTGCAGCTCAAAAATACATTGGATACTCACCAGTTGTCTCGCTAGAT GATGGTATTGCATTGACTAGTGATGCATTCTCAAATTTGGTCAAGGACCTATCTTTCATGAGCTGCACTAATTTTGAGGAACAGTCAAAGGTTGATAAGCTGCTAGGCAGTGGGAAAG TTGCAGACATTTTGCTTTGGAGAGATGAGAAGAAAACATTTACATATTTCTTTGCCTTTGCTATGTTGTTTTATTGGTTTTTACTTTCTGGAAGAACGTTTGCATCATCTGCTGCGAAGCTTCTGTTGCTAATTACTACTATCCTCTATGGATATGGGATTCTACCAGCACAAAT ATCCAGTTTTATCGTTCGGAGGATGTCTGTGTCTTGGTTTGAAATTTCAGAAACAGTGGTAAAAGATTCAGTGATATTCATAGCATATCAGTGGAATAGAGGGGTTTATAATGTAAGATTATTGGCCCGAGGACATGACTGGAATAAATTCTTTAAG GTCATGTCCTCCCTCTATTTTCTCAAGTTGATCCTGTCGCGTTCAATGACTGTGGTGGTAGGAGTAG CCCTAGTGTTTTCCTTTACGGCCTTCTTTGTTTACGAGCAATATGAATCAGAAATTGATGGACTAGGAAAGCTTCTGCTCAACAGAATGAAGGAATCAAAGAGGTTATTGATGAGGAGTCTTCCTGAAACTGCAGAATCATTTCTACAAAACAGAGGAATCCTGCAAAGAGAGAGGTGA